AGCTTCTCACACAGCTTTAGAGAAGGAAATTGACACAAAGAAAAAGCCTGTGGGTGATTAATTGGAGACTTATGTGATGTGAAGCATATCTAACAACTGTAAGCTTGTAAACAACTACCTCATCCacatatttaaatactttttctttCACATTGCTTTGCTTAATCTGGACTTGGATCCAAAGGACAATCATATTGCAAAAGGAACAAAAGGGGCTCTCCCTTATTGGTGATCCATTCCAACTTTCATTATGCACCACTGTTTCAATAACATCACTGCAGGTTAAAGTTAGACCTATGTTAAGAGAACAGGAAGAAAGGAAAGTGTCTCTAAAGAATCAAGTttaggaaaatgaaaaaagtgTACTCCATTGTGTTAAATCCGTTGTTTGAACAGAGTCCAATGTCACTGCATACAAGTTCTGGATTTAACTGCAGATATGAGACATGAGAAAGTAGGTAAAGTATGATTAAAATTCCAATAGCTGTATTCTGTGGATAATTATTAAGTGTAAGTAAAATTACAAAAGGAACAAACCCCAGCAATCAAGGATGCCCATATTGAATCCCCATAGTTATGGAGAATGCTTTTACACTCAAAACTAACATACCCTTCTGCTCCAATGGCATGGTTAATTTGAGTCACAACACTCTGCAAACAGAAAATAGTAAGAAAAATCCCCAAAGAGGAAGTGAACAGAGAGAATAATGTTCGAGATCATACAGTTGGACCAGCAATTAGAGATGTCCCTGAGTCTATAATTGCAGCACAGCCACCCTCACACAACCCTGTCAAAGGTAATTAAGAAAAGTACCCGGCATGGCAAATTTGGAAATCATGCATGGCCGCAGTAAAAAATTTAAGGTGGAAAAAGAATCAAGAGGACCACttgaattaaaaagaaaaacagttggtACAAAAGACCTTTTACTTCTTAAATGGCTGTGGAAATTTAAATGTCATTTCTGGAAAAAGCACCAATTTGTTGCCTTTTAGCATAATGCAACATTTAGCAACCTTAATCTAACAAAACGTACATAGTATTCAGTCACAGCTATAacaaacaatgaaaaataaGGCAGATTTAAGCATCATGAGGAATAGCAATGTAAGAGCACCTGTTGAGTTACTTGCAACTAGAACATCTCCCACATCAATCTACAGGTGCAAACTCCCGAAGTCAATAACGACATGGTAGATGATAATAGCCATGGATGAAATTATAAACATGCTGTACCTGCCAATAACCCTTTTGAGAAAGGGGAACATATGTGTGTTCACCTCTAAAATGCCTATAGTCAATACCACCAAAGACAATTTCACCCCCCATTTCTTCTGTTGGATCTTGATTTAGCCAAAGAGAGAAAATTTGGTGGCATATTTGCTCTTGTTCTATCATATTATACCTGCATTCACCTAACTAATCATTGCATCTGAAGCATAAAAAACTCAAGAAAAAAGGGAAGTTTGACTATCCTTCTACCCTGTTACCATAAAAATACAATCACGCATACTCTTCAACATTTATTCAAATCTAAAAtggagaaaagaagaaacatcAACGAAGAGAGAAATGAATTAATAAAGTTCGTGTATGTACCAAACTGGTGTGACTTTTCCAATTGCAGCATCCAGGAACCCGAGTCCAAGTATGCCATCAAATGGAAGTGCAGAAAGTGTGAATGATCCCTCTCTTGTAATCTCCGCAAATTCCTGAAGGATGGGAAATTACAAATCATCAGCAAAACCAAAGCAGCATAATCTGATTGAAAACTAACAGAGGTCAATATACTGACTTGATCTTTGATGATGACATCTCCAACTTGTACATTATCTTGGCTGAAGAATCCATAAATAGATCCTTGGCCATAAGGGATACTGCAAGGCGTCCCTGCATATTTTCCCAAATGCAACTTTAAGCATGTTCATTGAAACAGCATTTATATTTctgcatataaaaacaaatgaagGCATCTAAAATGAAatcaattaatttatcttttcaatGATATGCCATGATAATCCAAAGTTACCAATTTCGGTATAGGTGCTAGATATCTTCGACCTatacttggaatgaaaataGCAAGCGATCTGCACATGCCATGAGTGTTTTTAAAACATGTtcattcaaaaataaaacaaatactaATGAGTAAGCACTTGCATCAGAATCAGATCATCGGGTAACTTACAGAGAAGATGCATTTTGAAGATGGAACCCAAAGATTTGAGCTGCCAGTGTCAAACACAACATTGAAGTATTGAGGGGGTGAACCAATACTAATCTCCCCAAAATATTGTGCATCAACATAAttcttaagatatattatatcttcaTCACAACAATTTTTTTGATCACCCCCTAAATCAGTAGGACGAACGAACTCTTTGATTCTTGCATCTTTAAGACTCTGAAAGTCTAAATTCCTCCTTTTTAGACCAACCCTCATCAACCCATCATCAGAAGTTGCAAAAGTCAACGATCCTAACCAAGCCCAAACACACATAACAACCAGCAGACACTTCAAAGCCATTCTTACAACTCATCTGGTTCAACATGTTCAATAAACTCAGCAGAAGCAATATAAAACCAACAAACTAATCACAACAATCAGATAATCTTTTCCGTTTTCTGTTCTGCTAACAATTTCAATAGTTTGAGTAAAGTTAACAGCAGAATTTTAGAAACCTCAAGTTCATTCAAATGCCAGCCATGTAAGAAACAAAGACATTTCTAAacaaaaccagaaaaagaaaatcatgatCCTATCCTTTGAATTAACATCAGAAGCAAAACACAACAATTTCAAGGTTCACAGATTGAAGTCAAGGAAATATACTGGAAATCTAAAATCAATAGTGATTGACAACATTAAAGATAAACATGAAAATTTCACACCTGATGAAAAAGGTATAGGCCTACACTATAAAGAGGAGTAACATGCCTTTCGTATATAGAACTAAACAAACATACGGGTCTTGCAATTTTATACACCTAATAGCTACTGGGTATGAAGTTTAAACAATTTACAGCTTCCCCTTTACCTCAAAATCGAAGCTTACTTGTTAATTTTCTGTTTAAGTTGTTTTTTATGCTGACAAGGAACAATTCAACCTTACATGGAAACCACTACGTAGTTTCGCTTAAGATGATGTTGTTTTCCGCACGGTAATAGGAGTGGAAGTAACTGCAGCAGTTTTCAGCATACGATGTAGCACATGCGTACTAGAACGATCAATATTCTTGCTATATTCCCAGAATCCAGACGACACTGGAGTTTGTACTAATTATAACGACGCGAACTGGTGTTGGTCGTGTTCAGGGCTTCACGGCAATATGCTAATTCTAGAACGAGTTACGCGTGGACATTTTTATAATCATGTGATGTATGCTTAAATTCTTAccagttttatttttcaatattttgttttaatctatcaataaattttaatcacaaATTTAGTCTCAATAGGATAACTATAATTGACATAcgcattaaatatatttatttatatgcattgggataaataataataagttgTGACATGATACGCTGACGACAGTAATGTTAgtattcaaaataataacaatttctTAAATCTCATAATCGGATAGTTTAGCTTCTAAGAAAATTTGTTTCtcctaaatttattattttattaaaaaaatgccgagatatatttaaaataatattgaaattttgaatgagagatgaaatgaaataaatttgaaattaaaaaaaaaatctttctgaAATTCGGttgaatttattaattaagtatgaattacttaatataattattactattttcttCCTCGTTGGAGAGAGGAACGGTGTATATTTGAAATCTTAAACCATTTAAGCAATAGATTTAAGAgataaaatttacttaaatatgAAGCTAAGAAACCATACTTCAAGCTGATTTAAATAAGAGTTCCATATATACTTATAATCATATGATAtgggataatgatactttgacaacatttttttgagaacattttaacatcatctatgtattattatgtgattggtccaaaattactccacaatcaataataataattataagcaCCAACATGaaccaatcacaaaatgacacgcagataatattaaaatattgtcaaagtatcattatccaatCATATATGTACAAAttgtcaatattaataaaattgacaTGTCATACATTTAATCGAAAATTCAAGAATAGAAATaacatatgaaaaatataaaaatttacaactaatctaaatatattttaagttcgTTATCACACGAGTTCCAagtaaaatcaaaacatttatttcAAAGTGGAGTCTACCACTTTATTGTATCCCTGGATTCATAGAATATGTGGCAAGAAAAACAACCAATATCATGTGAATTAAAgggaaatgatattttaatacactttttttttcacacaatTTTGACATAGTTGGATGTGGAATTTcataaatgaatttataatttttttaagtaatatattTGTCCAAAGtggaatttttaaatttgaaaaacaaaaattgaagaaCTTGAATGAAGCGAGGTAAAGTTCGATGGTTCTCATGGAAAGGTCAACATGAAGAAAGTTTGGTTGGAGCATGAGATTAGTCAGTGAAATATGTGAAAAGCTTGTTGGTCCATGCAAGATTCTTTACGAATATGTGAAAAGccatttatttcaattttcattctCTCACCCTTATTAACATGTGGCATCCCATGTTATCTCatatatacattaatattttgtttttttaaaagaacaaaattgaaaaattacaaaacttttataataatattaaaaattattagttatCATGTTGAAACACATTAGTGAAGTCtttggagagagagaaaagttaGGATTCAAGAGAATTGGATATTGGATAATAATTAGTAAAATGATTAAGTACAAGATTCTATAAACTTTTTGTTGTAATGTTTTGAGttaaaaagttatgattttattttttgtaccAGCTATTCATAACTAATTAATGTTGAATTTCCTAGAATCTCCCGTTAACTTTCTCTTAGACCTTTTTCTATACCTACTTAAATTCATTATGGTAAATTGAGATTTCATGTTTGAATACAtgtcaaataaagaaaaaaaaatgtgacatataataatcaattttgtcATCATGAACATATATAATTCCATCAACTTTTACaagaaacaaaatcaatttttttaaaagctaACTCCGAAATGcaaacaaattcaaaatcatcCATGTCCATCCTCGACAAAAGTTTCATTTAGtagaaaacataatttataatacttttaaaaagtattataatttcttacgaaatcttaatattataaaataattcaaactaCCTAACTTTTCACACATTAGAATTTTACTCTTTACATTTCAAAAATAGTCTACAAGTTTTCATtctaaaaactataaaaatatacctctaattcaattatttacaaaattcatacaaatcATTTTAAAGAGTAGACGTggaaacactaaaaaaaattatttgttatcaACCGTTATTTTGTAGTAGTgtaataaattgttaaaaatagttttatttttgttaattttcattaatagttttatctttaagtatttttttttattgagaaagTTTAATGAcctgaagaagcaaacatagaAGATAACATGTTGTTTTGGAAACTAAAGTGTTGTTTT
This Vigna angularis cultivar LongXiaoDou No.4 chromosome 4, ASM1680809v1, whole genome shotgun sequence DNA region includes the following protein-coding sequences:
- the LOC108319443 gene encoding cyprosin isoform X1, with amino-acid sequence MALKCLLVVMCVWAWLGSLTFATSDDGLMRVGLKRRNLDFQSLKDARIKEFVRPTDLGGDQKNCCDEDIIYLKNYVDAQYFGEISIGSPPQYFNVVFDTGSSNLWVPSSKCIFSIACYFHSKYRSKISSTYTEIGTPCSIPYGQGSIYGFFSQDNVQVGDVIIKDQEFAEITREGSFTLSALPFDGILGLGFLDAAIGKVTPVWYNMIEQEQICHQIFSLWLNQDPTEEMGGEIVFGGIDYRHFRGEHTYVPLSQKGYWQIDVGDVLVASNSTGLCEGGCAAIIDSGTSLIAGPTSVVTQINHAIGAEGYVSFECKSILHNYGDSIWASLIAGLNPELVCSDIGLCSNNGFNTMDDVIETVVHNESWNGSPIRESPFCSFCNMIVLWIQVQIKQSNVKEKVFKYVDEAFSLCQFPSLKLCEKLPNPPGHSFINCNSISSMPHITFTIGNKSFPLSPEQYVLQFEEGCSTVCYGGFVAIDVPPPQGPLWVLGNIFMGAYHTVFDYGNLRIGFAEAA
- the LOC108319443 gene encoding cyprosin isoform X3, whose product is MRVGLKRRNLDFQSLKDARIKEFVRPTDLGGDQKNCCDEDIIYLKNYVDAQYFGEISIGSPPQYFNVVFDTGSSNLWVPSSKCIFSIACYFHSKYRSKISSTYTEIGTPCSIPYGQGSIYGFFSQDNVQVGDVIIKDQEFAEITREGSFTLSALPFDGILGLGFLDAAIGKVTPVWYNMIEQEQICHQIFSLWLNQDPTEEMGGEIVFGGIDYRHFRGEHTYVPLSQKGYWQIDVGDVLVASNSTGLCEGGCAAIIDSGTSLIAGPTSVVTQINHAIGAEGYVSFECKSILHNYGDSIWASLIAGLNPELVCSDIGLCSNNGFNTMDDVIETVVHNESWNGSPIRESPFCSFCNMIVLWIQVQIKQSNVKEKVFKYVDEAFSLCQFPSLKLCEKLPNPPGHSFINCNSISSMPHITFTIGNKSFPLSPEQYVLQFEEGCSTVCYGGFVAIDVPPPQGPLWVLGNIFMGAYHTVFDYGNLRIGFAEAA
- the LOC108319443 gene encoding cyprosin isoform X2; this encodes MALKCLLVVMCVWAWLGSLTFATSDDGLMRVGLKRRNLDFQSLKDARIKEFVRPTDLGGDQKNCCDEDIIYLKNYVDAQYFGEISIGSPPQYFNVVFDTGSSNLWVPSSKCIFSIACYFHSKYRSKISSTYTEIGTPCSIPYGQGSIYGFFSQDNVQVGDVIIKDQEFAEITREGSFTLSALPFDGILGLGFLDAAIGKVTPVWYNMIEQEQICHQIFSLWLNQDPTEEMGGEIVFGGIDYRHFRGEHTYVPLSQKGYWQIDVGDVLVASNSTGLCEGGCAAIIDSGTSLIAGPTSVVTQINHAIGAEGYVSFECKSILHNYGDSIWASLIAGLNPELVCSDIGLCSNNGFNTMDDVIETVVHNESWNGSPIRESPFCSFCNMIVLWIQVQIKQSNVKEKVFKYVDELCEKLPNPPGHSFINCNSISSMPHITFTIGNKSFPLSPEQYVLQFEEGCSTVCYGGFVAIDVPPPQGPLWVLGNIFMGAYHTVFDYGNLRIGFAEAA
- the LOC108319443 gene encoding aspartic proteinase A2 isoform X4; translation: MALKCLLVVMCVWAWLGSLTFATSDDGLMRVGLKRRNLDFQSLKDARIKEFVRPTDLGGDQKNCCDEDIIYLKNYVDAQYFGEISIGSPPQYFNVVFDTGSSNLWVPSSKCIFSIACYFHSKYRSKISSTYTEIGTPCSIPYGQGSIYGFFSQDNVQVGDVIIKDQEFAEITREGSFTLSALPFDGILGLGFLDAAIGKVTPVWYNMIEQEQICHQIFSLWLNQDPTEEMGGEIVFGGIDYRHFRGEHTYVPLSQKGYWQIDVGDVLVASNSTGLCEGGCAAIIDSGTSLIAGPTSVVTQINHAIGAEGYVSFECKSILHNYGDSIWASLIAGLNPELVCSDIGLCSNNGFNTMDDVIETVVHNESWNGSPIRESPFCSFCNMIVLWIQVQIKQSNVKEKVFKYVDEYVLQFEEGCSTVCYGGFVAIDVPPPQGPLWVLGNIFMGAYHTVFDYGNLRIGFAEAA